The following are encoded in a window of Fluviibacter phosphoraccumulans genomic DNA:
- a CDS encoding DMT family transporter, which translates to MNFERGVVMKSGQSNDIAEASFEKRKSPLGGSQFVLPLMFVALYGSGFVGAKYGLPYSPPLTFLVLRFGLAAALIAVLAMIFRARWPKSILDVLHIATAGALTVGIFSAGVFVSISVGLSPAISALIIALQPILVAVFASSLLGESLMRRQWIGLAMGLIGVGFVVWHKIDFGTFQLFGVGMSVVGLLGVTFGNIYQKRFCANMALFPGGAIQSATSAMILVPFAMCFERMEVIWDAKFVIALSYMTIGVSIGALSLLYMMIRRGDVSKVASVFYLVPVSAAITSYILYGETFDTPVIVGVLVVAVGVYLVNSQKKLV; encoded by the coding sequence ATGAACTTTGAACGGGGAGTTGTTATGAAATCTGGACAGTCTAATGATATCGCTGAGGCTTCTTTTGAAAAACGAAAAAGCCCCTTGGGGGGAAGTCAATTTGTTCTCCCGTTGATGTTTGTTGCGTTATACGGGAGTGGTTTTGTTGGTGCCAAATATGGATTGCCATACAGCCCTCCTCTAACTTTTTTGGTTCTTAGATTTGGGTTGGCAGCAGCGCTGATTGCCGTATTGGCAATGATTTTTCGAGCACGCTGGCCAAAGTCCATCCTGGATGTGCTTCACATAGCAACTGCAGGAGCTCTTACAGTGGGGATTTTTTCAGCAGGGGTGTTTGTATCGATCTCCGTTGGGTTATCACCTGCGATCTCGGCACTCATAATAGCTTTGCAACCAATTCTCGTTGCGGTATTCGCAAGTAGCCTGTTAGGCGAAAGCTTAATGCGACGTCAGTGGATTGGGCTTGCAATGGGATTAATTGGAGTTGGTTTTGTTGTTTGGCACAAAATTGATTTCGGCACTTTTCAGCTTTTTGGTGTTGGGATGTCAGTTGTCGGCCTGCTTGGGGTTACATTTGGAAATATTTACCAAAAGCGCTTTTGTGCCAACATGGCTCTATTCCCTGGTGGTGCTATTCAATCAGCGACTTCTGCGATGATTTTGGTTCCATTCGCTATGTGTTTTGAGCGCATGGAAGTCATATGGGACGCAAAATTTGTAATTGCACTCAGCTACATGACAATCGGTGTGTCGATTGGCGCGCTAAGCCTACTTTATATGATGATCCGTAGAGGTGATGTCAGTAAAGTTGCTAGCGTTTTCTACCTGGTGCCTGTTTCAGCAGCGATTACTTCATACATACTCTACGGCGAAACTTTTGACACACCGGTCATTGTTGGCGTTTTGGTCGTAGCGGTTGGCGTGTATTTAGTTAACTCCCAAAAAAAATTAGTATAG
- the lgt gene encoding prolipoprotein diacylglyceryl transferase, producing MAYLIHPQFDPVAISIGPLSVHWYGLMYLLAFVLFVVLGRVHAKRLPAAGWTNQAIDDLLFYGALGVVLGGRLGYVLFYKPAYFLSNPLETFALWQGGMSFHGGLLGVLFAMWLYGRKHGRSFFEVTDFIAPLVPLGLAAGRMGNFINGELVGRVTDVSWAMIFPRTDYFPRHPSQLYQFACEGVLLFVLLWWYAAKPRPRAAVSAVFLMGYGIARFVAEFGREPDDFLGLLFGNLSMGQWLSLPMILAGIVMYRYSQRQPV from the coding sequence ATGGCTTATCTGATTCATCCCCAGTTTGATCCTGTTGCAATAAGTATCGGCCCGCTGTCGGTGCATTGGTACGGCCTGATGTATCTGCTGGCTTTTGTGCTGTTTGTCGTGCTCGGTCGTGTGCATGCCAAGCGCCTACCTGCCGCTGGTTGGACCAATCAGGCGATTGATGATCTCTTGTTCTACGGTGCGCTGGGCGTGGTACTGGGTGGCCGTTTAGGGTATGTCTTGTTCTATAAGCCGGCCTACTTTCTGAGCAATCCTTTGGAAACCTTCGCGCTCTGGCAGGGCGGCATGTCTTTCCATGGTGGCTTGCTGGGCGTGTTATTCGCGATGTGGCTTTATGGCCGCAAGCACGGGCGCAGCTTTTTTGAAGTCACCGACTTTATTGCCCCGTTGGTGCCGCTGGGTTTAGCCGCTGGTCGTATGGGCAATTTTATTAATGGCGAGCTCGTTGGTCGGGTGACTGATGTATCTTGGGCCATGATCTTCCCACGCACAGATTATTTTCCGCGCCACCCGTCTCAGCTTTATCAGTTTGCCTGTGAAGGCGTTCTGCTGTTTGTCCTGCTCTGGTGGTATGCCGCTAAACCGCGTCCACGGGCAGCTGTTTCGGCAGTGTTTCTGATGGGTTATGGCATTGCACGTTTCGTGGCTGAATTCGGTCGTGAGCCAGATGATTTTCTCGGGTTGCTGTTTGGCAACCTATCGATGGGGCAATGGTTGAGTTTGCCCATGATTCTTGCTGGCATCGTGATGTATCGCTATAGCCAGCGCCAACCTGTTTAA
- a CDS encoding TetR/AcrR family transcriptional regulator has translation MSKNTRLSKSPSKTLPPKRISGREKLIAAASELFWINGYESTSPHDLYTFSGVGQGSFYHHFTGKLDLLNAVLEQIASTEINLLEQIDTSVSSPLDRLYRYLSVKRDGQRGCKIGRYVHESSIEKPEVHNPIRRYFSYVEKFLSDNVSAAQQQGEISTSLDADTISKLILSSVQGGYVIARAHGRANALDVSIAASKQLLNNLALPKRG, from the coding sequence ATGTCAAAAAATACTCGCTTAAGCAAATCGCCAAGTAAAACATTGCCCCCTAAGCGCATAAGCGGACGGGAAAAATTAATTGCCGCGGCTAGTGAACTATTCTGGATAAATGGATACGAATCGACGAGCCCCCATGACCTGTACACCTTCAGCGGTGTAGGCCAAGGAAGTTTCTATCATCATTTCACCGGTAAACTGGATTTGCTTAATGCGGTGCTTGAGCAAATTGCATCCACGGAAATAAACCTTCTGGAACAAATTGATACATCGGTATCTTCGCCGCTTGACAGGCTATACAGGTATCTATCAGTGAAAAGAGATGGCCAACGAGGCTGCAAAATCGGAAGGTACGTCCACGAATCTTCTATTGAGAAGCCGGAAGTCCATAATCCCATTCGTCGCTATTTTAGCTATGTAGAGAAATTCCTTAGTGACAATGTGTCCGCAGCTCAGCAGCAAGGCGAGATATCAACTTCTCTAGATGCAGATACCATTAGCAAGCTCATACTGTCCTCTGTACAAGGAGGGTATGTCATCGCTAGAGCCCACGGAAGAGCCAATGCACTTGATGTGTCGATTGCAGCGTCCAAGCAGTTATTAAACAATCTAGCGCTTCCAAAAAGAGGTTAG
- a CDS encoding VOC family protein: protein MTRPFKILGVQQIAIGGPSKEKLRTLWVDMLGLEITGNFVSERENVDEDITAMGKGPFKVEVDLMQPLDPEKKPAVHATPLNHIGLWVDNLPVAVEWLTASGVRFAPGGIRKGAAGYDITFMHPKANDEFPIAGEGVLIELVQAPQEVIDAFAKLAG from the coding sequence ATGACCCGTCCATTCAAGATTCTCGGTGTACAGCAAATCGCTATTGGTGGCCCTTCGAAAGAAAAGCTGCGTACCCTGTGGGTCGATATGCTTGGCCTCGAAATCACGGGTAACTTTGTGTCCGAGCGTGAAAATGTGGACGAAGATATCACCGCCATGGGCAAGGGCCCATTCAAGGTAGAAGTGGATCTGATGCAACCGCTAGATCCGGAAAAGAAGCCAGCCGTACATGCAACACCGCTGAATCATATTGGTCTGTGGGTGGATAACCTGCCGGTTGCCGTTGAATGGCTAACTGCTAGCGGCGTGCGCTTCGCACCAGGCGGTATCCGCAAGGGCGCGGCTGGTTATGACATCACCTTTATGCACCCGAAGGCCAACGATGAATTCCCGATTGCCGGTGAAGGCGTGTTGATCGAGCTGGTGCAGGCGCCGCAGGAAGTGATTGACGCGTTTGCAAAGCTGGCCGGTTGA
- a CDS encoding acyl-CoA carboxylase subunit beta encodes MQDIIHQLEQKREQARLGGGQKRIDAQHAKGKLTARERIELFLDPESFEEWDMFKEHRCTDFGMEQQSLPGDGVVTGYGTVNGRLVFVFSQDFTVLGGSLSETHAEKICKIMDQAMKVGAPVIGLNDSGGARIQEGVAALGGYADVFQRNVMASGVVPQISMIMGPCAGGAVYSPSMTDFIFMVKDSSYMFVTGPEVVKTVTHEEVTAEELGGAVTHTSKSGVADLAFENDVEALLMLRRLINFLPSSNKEKPPVQPTLDSADRLDFSLDTLVPANPNQPYDMKELIIKTVDDCDFFEIQPDYAKNIIVGFGRMEGRTVGIVANQPLVLAGCLDIKSSIKAARFVRFCDAFNIPVVTFVDVPGFMPGTSQEYGGIIKHGAKLLYAYAECTVPKVTVITRKAYGGAYDVMSSKHLRGDVNFAWPSAEIAVMGPKGAVEIIFREEKNDPAKLAEREAEYKTKFANPFVAGARGFIDDVIMPNETRKRICRSLAMLKDKDITNPWRKHGNIPL; translated from the coding sequence ATGCAAGACATCATCCATCAGCTCGAACAGAAGCGCGAACAAGCGCGTCTGGGCGGCGGTCAGAAGCGCATCGATGCGCAACACGCCAAGGGCAAACTGACCGCCCGCGAGCGTATCGAACTGTTCCTGGATCCGGAATCGTTCGAAGAGTGGGATATGTTCAAAGAACACCGCTGCACCGACTTCGGCATGGAGCAACAATCGCTGCCGGGCGACGGTGTCGTCACCGGTTACGGTACCGTCAACGGCCGTCTGGTGTTTGTGTTCTCGCAAGACTTCACCGTGCTGGGCGGTTCGCTGTCTGAAACGCACGCTGAGAAAATCTGCAAGATCATGGACCAAGCCATGAAGGTCGGTGCCCCGGTGATCGGTCTGAATGACTCGGGCGGCGCCCGTATTCAGGAAGGCGTTGCAGCGCTCGGCGGCTATGCCGACGTATTCCAGCGCAATGTGATGGCCTCAGGTGTTGTGCCACAGATCTCCATGATCATGGGCCCTTGTGCCGGTGGTGCGGTTTACTCGCCATCGATGACCGACTTTATTTTCATGGTCAAAGACAGCTCTTACATGTTCGTGACCGGTCCGGAAGTAGTGAAGACCGTGACGCACGAAGAAGTGACCGCTGAAGAGCTGGGTGGTGCCGTCACGCACACCAGCAAATCCGGCGTTGCTGATCTGGCCTTCGAGAATGATGTCGAAGCCCTGCTCATGCTGCGTCGCCTGATCAACTTCCTGCCGTCAAGCAACAAAGAAAAGCCGCCAGTACAACCGACGCTGGACAGCGCCGACCGCCTGGACTTTTCGCTCGACACGCTGGTGCCGGCTAACCCGAACCAGCCGTATGACATGAAGGAACTGATCATCAAGACCGTTGATGACTGCGACTTCTTCGAGATTCAACCGGACTACGCCAAGAACATCATCGTCGGTTTCGGCCGCATGGAAGGTCGTACAGTCGGTATCGTGGCTAACCAGCCGCTGGTATTGGCCGGTTGCCTGGACATCAAGTCCTCGATCAAGGCTGCCCGTTTTGTCCGTTTCTGCGATGCCTTCAACATTCCCGTCGTCACCTTCGTGGACGTACCGGGCTTCATGCCGGGCACCTCGCAGGAATACGGTGGCATCATCAAGCACGGCGCCAAGCTGCTCTATGCCTATGCCGAATGTACCGTGCCGAAAGTCACCGTCATTACCCGTAAGGCCTACGGCGGCGCTTACGACGTGATGAGCTCGAAGCACCTGCGTGGCGACGTTAACTTCGCCTGGCCATCAGCAGAAATCGCCGTGATGGGTCCGAAGGGCGCCGTGGAAATTATTTTCCGCGAAGAAAAGAACGACCCGGCCAAGCTGGCTGAACGCGAAGCCGAGTACAAGACCAAGTTTGCCAACCCGTTTGTGGCTGGCGCACGTGGCTTTATCGACGATGTGATCATGCCGAACGAAACCCGCAAGCGTATCTGCCGCTCGCTGGCCATGCTCAAAGACAAAGACATTACTAATCCGTGGCGCAAGCACGGCAACATTCCGCTTTGA
- a CDS encoding ribbon-helix-helix protein, CopG family, whose amino-acid sequence MARLTITLDDNLHQALKEAAARQGRTIGTIIEESLQFRGIKPMSSARELVAQSKLASYLSESDATDLAVAETRAHRQSQQK is encoded by the coding sequence ATGGCACGACTAACCATCACCCTCGACGACAACCTACATCAGGCACTAAAAGAGGCCGCCGCCCGTCAGGGACGGACGATTGGGACGATTATCGAAGAGAGCCTACAGTTTCGGGGCATCAAGCCCATGTCCAGCGCCCGTGAGCTTGTCGCGCAATCAAAGCTGGCAAGCTACTTGTCGGAATCTGATGCAACCGATCTGGCCGTTGCAGAAACACGCGCACATCGTCAGTCACAGCAGAAGTGA
- a CDS encoding glycine zipper domain-containing protein translates to MKKTLMIVPVVAAFLTGCSGMSDTQQRTLSGGAIGAAAGAGITAIAGGNPIWGAVGGAAVGAIGGYAYDAYEKSKQKEYNQGYQAGKASQ, encoded by the coding sequence ATGAAAAAAACTTTGATGATTGTTCCCGTTGTTGCCGCGTTCCTGACCGGTTGTTCGGGTATGAGTGATACGCAGCAACGTACGCTGTCGGGCGGTGCCATTGGTGCGGCTGCCGGCGCTGGCATTACCGCGATTGCCGGTGGCAACCCGATCTGGGGTGCTGTGGGTGGTGCGGCCGTTGGTGCCATCGGCGGTTACGCTTATGACGCCTACGAAAAATCGAAGCAGAAAGAATACAACCAGGGCTATCAGGCTGGTAAAGCATCGCAGTAA
- the accC gene encoding acetyl-CoA carboxylase biotin carboxylase subunit has translation MFKKILIANRGEIACRVIKTARKMGIKTVAVYSEADASARHVELADEAVCIGPAASKESYLVIEKIIAACKQTGAEAVHPGYGFLSENADFCRQLEANGIVFIGPKVLALESMGDKIASKKLANEAKVNTIPGYNDPIGTPEEAVEIAKGIGYPVMIKASAGGGGKGLRVAFDDKEAFEGFASCKNEAKNAFGDDRVFIEKFVEEPRHIEIQVLGDAHGNVVYLNERDCSIQRRHQKVIEEAPSPFIDPATRKAMGEQAVALAKAVQYQSAGTVEFVVGKDKSFYFLEMNTRLQVEHPVTELITGLDLVEQMIRVAAGEKLAFGQSDVQLNGWSMECRINAEDPFRGFLPSTGRLVKFAPPQEVPGQVRVDTGVYDGGEISMFYDSMIAKLIVHAATREQAIERMRDALNSFVIRGISSNIPFQSALMQHPRFQAGNFTTAFIAEEYPKGFDASDVPHDDPALLLSVAAFVHRTYIDRAAAVTGQLPGHELKVGDEWVVLRDGVSHNVTVENAEGGYDVTYSGETFKLRSDWKLGEALFEGTVNGEPFTMQLERRKLAYRLFHWGTQVDLIVMRARAAELLSLMPEKQAPDMSKFLLSPMPGLLREVAVTVGQEVKAGEKLAVIEAMKMENILKAEQDGKVKKVSAAAGESLSVDQIIIEFE, from the coding sequence ATGTTCAAGAAAATCCTGATTGCCAACCGCGGTGAAATCGCCTGCCGCGTCATCAAAACTGCCCGCAAGATGGGCATCAAGACCGTTGCCGTCTATTCGGAAGCGGATGCTTCTGCCCGTCACGTCGAACTGGCTGATGAAGCCGTCTGTATCGGTCCGGCGGCGTCTAAAGAGTCGTATCTCGTTATCGAAAAAATCATCGCGGCCTGTAAGCAGACTGGTGCTGAAGCGGTTCACCCGGGTTACGGTTTCCTCTCGGAAAACGCCGACTTCTGTCGTCAGCTCGAAGCCAACGGTATCGTCTTCATCGGTCCTAAGGTACTGGCCCTTGAATCGATGGGCGACAAGATTGCCTCGAAGAAGCTAGCCAACGAAGCCAAAGTCAACACCATTCCGGGTTACAACGATCCGATCGGCACTCCGGAAGAAGCGGTTGAAATCGCCAAGGGTATTGGTTACCCGGTGATGATCAAGGCTTCGGCAGGCGGCGGCGGTAAAGGTCTGCGCGTTGCCTTTGACGACAAGGAAGCCTTCGAAGGTTTTGCGTCGTGCAAGAACGAAGCCAAAAACGCCTTCGGCGATGACCGCGTCTTCATCGAAAAATTCGTTGAAGAACCACGTCACATCGAAATCCAGGTGCTGGGCGATGCGCACGGCAACGTGGTTTACCTGAACGAGCGCGACTGTTCGATTCAGCGTCGTCACCAGAAGGTCATCGAAGAAGCACCATCGCCATTCATCGACCCAGCCACCCGTAAAGCCATGGGCGAGCAGGCGGTGGCACTGGCCAAGGCGGTGCAGTATCAATCCGCTGGTACGGTTGAATTCGTGGTGGGCAAGGACAAGTCCTTCTACTTCCTCGAAATGAACACCCGTCTGCAGGTAGAACACCCGGTCACCGAACTGATCACCGGCCTCGACCTCGTTGAGCAGATGATTCGTGTGGCCGCCGGTGAAAAACTGGCCTTTGGTCAATCGGATGTGCAGCTCAACGGCTGGTCGATGGAATGCCGTATCAACGCCGAAGACCCGTTCCGCGGCTTCCTGCCCTCCACCGGTCGCCTGGTGAAATTTGCCCCGCCGCAAGAAGTACCTGGCCAGGTGCGTGTCGATACCGGTGTGTATGACGGTGGCGAAATCTCGATGTTCTACGACTCGATGATTGCCAAACTGATCGTCCACGCGGCCACCCGCGAACAGGCCATTGAGCGTATGCGCGATGCCCTGAACAGCTTTGTGATCCGTGGTATTTCTTCGAACATTCCGTTCCAGTCAGCGCTGATGCAACACCCGCGCTTCCAGGCTGGTAACTTCACCACAGCTTTCATCGCCGAGGAGTACCCGAAAGGCTTTGATGCCAGCGATGTGCCGCACGATGATCCGGCACTACTGCTCAGCGTAGCCGCCTTCGTTCACCGCACCTACATCGACCGTGCCGCTGCCGTCACTGGCCAGCTGCCTGGTCACGAGCTCAAGGTCGGTGACGAATGGGTCGTGCTGCGTGATGGTGTTTCGCACAACGTCACCGTGGAGAACGCCGAGGGTGGTTACGACGTGACTTACTCGGGCGAAACCTTCAAGCTGCGCTCCGATTGGAAACTGGGCGAAGCCCTGTTCGAAGGCACCGTCAACGGCGAGCCCTTCACCATGCAGCTGGAACGCCGCAAACTGGCTTACCGTCTGTTCCATTGGGGCACCCAGGTTGATCTGATCGTCATGCGCGCCCGCGCTGCCGAACTGCTCAGCCTCATGCCAGAAAAACAGGCGCCAGACATGTCCAAGTTCCTGCTCTCGCCAATGCCGGGGCTGCTGCGTGAAGTAGCAGTCACCGTTGGCCAGGAAGTCAAAGCCGGTGAGAAGCTCGCCGTTATCGAAGCCATGAAGATGGAAAACATCCTCAAGGCCGAGCAAGACGGTAAGGTGAAGAAGGTCTCGGCTGCTGCCGGTGAATCGCTGTCGGTAGATCAGATCATTATCGAATTCGAGTGA
- the ilvD gene encoding dihydroxy-acid dehydratase has translation MPHYRSRTSTHGRNMAGARSLWRATGMKDGDFGKPIIAVVNSFTQFVPGHVHLKDLGQLVAREIEAAGGVAKEFNTIAVDDGIAMGHGGMLYSLPSRELIADSVEYMANAHCADALVCISNCDKITPGMLMAALRLNIPAIFVSGGPMEAGKVKIGGKVISLDLVDAMVKAADSKCSDEEVEAVERSACPTCGSCSGMFTANSMNCLTEALGLSLPGNGTLVATHADRKSLFLGAGQRIVELCKRYYEQDDASVLPRNVANKKAFENAMALDVSMGGSTNTVLHILAAAQEAGVDFTMQDIDRISRHVPCLCKVAPMTEKYHIEDVHRAGGILGLLAELDRAGVIHRDTPTVHAPTLGAAMDQYDITRSTDERVHTLFRASPGGIPTQTAFSQDRRYDDLDTDRANGCIRDRAHAYSQDGGLAVLHGNIALNGCIVKTAGVDESILQFTGKARVYESQEDAVEGILSGEVVENDVVVIRYEGPQGGPGMQEMLYPTSYLKSRGLGKACALLTDGRFSGGTSGLSIGHVSPEAADGGLIGLVETGDTIEIDIPNRRIHLDVNEDDLAARKAAMEARGAKAWQPVARERVVSQALKAYALFATSADRGAVRDISQVTRKG, from the coding sequence ATGCCGCATTACCGCTCCCGTACTTCGACCCACGGCCGCAACATGGCTGGTGCCCGCTCACTCTGGCGCGCCACCGGCATGAAAGATGGCGATTTCGGCAAACCGATTATTGCGGTGGTGAATTCCTTCACGCAATTCGTACCGGGTCACGTTCACCTCAAAGATCTGGGTCAACTGGTCGCGCGTGAAATTGAAGCTGCTGGTGGCGTTGCCAAAGAATTCAACACCATTGCGGTGGATGACGGCATTGCCATGGGCCACGGCGGTATGTTGTATTCGCTGCCCTCACGCGAACTGATCGCCGACTCAGTGGAATACATGGCGAACGCCCACTGTGCCGATGCGCTGGTGTGTATTTCCAACTGTGACAAGATCACCCCGGGCATGCTGATGGCTGCGCTGCGCCTGAACATCCCGGCGATTTTTGTGTCGGGTGGTCCGATGGAAGCCGGCAAGGTCAAAATTGGTGGCAAGGTGATCTCGCTGGATCTAGTCGATGCCATGGTCAAAGCGGCCGATTCGAAATGCTCAGATGAAGAAGTCGAAGCCGTGGAACGTTCGGCCTGCCCGACCTGCGGTTCGTGCTCCGGCATGTTTACCGCTAACTCGATGAACTGCCTGACTGAAGCACTGGGTCTGTCGTTACCGGGCAACGGTACGTTGGTGGCTACGCACGCGGACCGCAAGTCATTGTTCCTAGGCGCGGGTCAGCGCATTGTTGAGCTGTGCAAGCGTTACTACGAACAGGACGATGCTTCCGTGCTGCCGCGCAACGTGGCCAACAAGAAAGCCTTTGAAAACGCGATGGCACTCGACGTATCGATGGGTGGCTCAACCAATACGGTGCTGCACATTCTGGCCGCCGCACAGGAAGCCGGCGTAGATTTCACCATGCAGGATATCGACCGCATTTCCCGCCATGTGCCTTGCCTCTGCAAGGTGGCGCCCATGACGGAGAAGTACCACATTGAAGACGTGCATCGTGCCGGCGGCATCCTTGGCCTTTTGGCCGAGCTAGACCGGGCGGGCGTGATTCATCGCGATACTCCAACGGTGCACGCACCGACACTGGGCGCGGCGATGGATCAATATGACATCACGCGCAGCACCGACGAACGCGTACACACCCTTTTCCGCGCCTCTCCAGGCGGCATTCCAACGCAAACCGCTTTCTCGCAGGATCGTCGCTACGATGATCTAGATACCGATCGTGCCAATGGTTGTATCCGTGACCGCGCCCACGCTTATTCACAAGATGGTGGCTTAGCCGTACTTCACGGCAATATCGCACTGAACGGCTGCATCGTCAAAACCGCCGGTGTGGATGAGTCCATTCTCCAGTTCACCGGTAAAGCCCGTGTGTATGAAAGCCAGGAAGATGCTGTCGAAGGCATCCTGTCCGGCGAAGTTGTCGAGAATGATGTCGTGGTGATTCGCTATGAAGGCCCGCAAGGTGGCCCGGGCATGCAGGAGATGCTTTACCCGACGTCGTATCTGAAATCGCGCGGCCTGGGCAAAGCCTGCGCCTTGCTGACCGATGGCCGCTTCTCCGGCGGCACTTCGGGCCTATCGATCGGCCACGTTTCGCCTGAAGCGGCGGATGGCGGTCTGATTGGCCTGGTAGAAACCGGCGACACGATTGAAATCGATATCCCGAATCGCCGCATTCATCTGGACGTTAACGAAGACGATCTAGCCGCCCGCAAAGCAGCGATGGAAGCCCGTGGCGCTAAAGCCTGGCAGCCAGTAGCACGTGAACGTGTGGTATCGCAGGCACTGAAGGCCTATGCCCTCTTTGCTACGTCAGCAGATCGTGGTGCCGTGCGTGACATCAGCCAGGTAACACGCAAAGGCTAA
- a CDS encoding Rap1a/Tai family immunity protein has translation MKKTILIASTALLSVSAFANNHMEKPSHRVTSTGEMVALCKDKANAQVQAYCNGFGQGVYDSYLVTRHPKAAPSKICVKQPAPQRQQVLDEYVAWAEAKPQIKDMPAAESALRFLAERFPCQTAKAGK, from the coding sequence GTGAAAAAAACGATACTGATTGCGAGCACGGCACTATTATCTGTTTCGGCGTTTGCGAATAACCACATGGAAAAACCAAGCCACCGTGTCACCAGCACGGGCGAGATGGTGGCGCTGTGTAAAGACAAGGCCAATGCACAAGTACAGGCTTACTGTAATGGCTTCGGTCAGGGCGTCTATGATTCGTATCTGGTCACGCGTCATCCGAAGGCAGCGCCTTCGAAGATTTGTGTGAAGCAACCTGCCCCACAACGCCAGCAAGTGCTTGATGAGTATGTGGCCTGGGCAGAAGCCAAGCCGCAAATCAAGGATATGCCTGCTGCCGAATCGGCGCTGCGCTTCCTGGCAGAACGCTTCCCTTGCCAAACTGCCAAAGCTGGCAAGTAA
- a CDS encoding putative toxin-antitoxin system toxin component, PIN family, with protein MQLWIVDTNIVVSGLLSKDPKSPTAQVLNDMLSAQMIFVLSPALLAEYRAVLLRPALTQRHGLSEPEIDQILIELTANAKWSEPNDDDVHTPPDGGDAHLWALLACHPEAVLLTGDRLLVENPRPGSRITMPSDYKKLGSIPNLLNQDTQVYRPAE; from the coding sequence ATGCAACTGTGGATTGTTGATACCAACATTGTCGTATCCGGATTGCTGAGCAAAGACCCGAAAAGTCCAACGGCCCAAGTTCTCAACGACATGCTGTCGGCTCAAATGATTTTTGTACTATCGCCAGCGCTATTGGCGGAGTATCGCGCTGTCCTGCTAAGACCGGCACTTACCCAACGGCATGGTTTATCTGAACCAGAAATTGACCAGATATTGATTGAATTGACAGCCAATGCCAAATGGTCAGAGCCGAATGATGACGATGTTCATACGCCACCCGATGGTGGCGATGCGCATCTGTGGGCGTTACTTGCCTGCCACCCCGAGGCAGTGCTGCTGACCGGAGATCGACTGCTGGTTGAAAATCCACGTCCAGGTAGCCGCATCACCATGCCGTCTGACTACAAAAAACTAGGCAGTATCCCAAATCTCTTAAACCAGGACACTCAAGTCTATCGCCCTGCCGAGTAA